The following are encoded in a window of Mustela nigripes isolate SB6536 chromosome 1, MUSNIG.SB6536, whole genome shotgun sequence genomic DNA:
- the LOC132016192 gene encoding uncharacterized protein LOC132016192, whose protein sequence is MAGPGTALPAESGPCLIRPNPTTSGRLAAPCRAQCSQDSRTGGRGWQPSPQSRDHTHTTSWLPQAQSGRRQRERDAGPQHAGPHTPCVLGAPGPWPRPHQPSCSALLALKALSPGFRTRPVPAEFAWARFPVCRLLLLGAPWPQYTEHCRGHAEIRVVPGAATKMGIQLRNESGDSPGAGRAPSAQPHAAGPARPSRAVDTCPPAGCCAARARGETAAPLQSLRPQ, encoded by the exons CGCTCCCGGCTGAATCGGGGCCTTGTCTCATCCGGCCAAACCCCACGACCTCCGGGCGGCTGGCTGCACCCTGCCGAGCCCAATGCTCCCAAGACTCACGCACAGGCGGAAGAGGCTGGCAGCCCTCGCCCCAGAGCAGAGACCACACCCACACCACGTCGTGGCTGCCACAGGCCCAGAGCGGCAGGCGACAGAGGGAGCGAGACGCTGGTCCCCAGCACGCCGGCCCCCACACACCATGTGTCTTGGGGGCCCCAGGACCATGGCCCCGCCCTCACCAGCCCTCCTGCTCAGCACTTCTCGCACTAAAAGCTCTTTCTCCAGGGTTCCGCA cCAGGCCCGTCCCTGCCGAATTCGCCTGGGCCCGTTTCCCTGTCTGCCGGCTGCTCCTGCTCGGGGCGCCGTGGCCACAGTACACTGAGCACTGCCGTGGACATGCAGAAATCCGCGTGGTCCCTGGAGCAGCCACCAAGATGGGCATCCAGCTCCGGAACGAATCAGGAGACTCGCCCGGTGCTGGCAGAGCTCCGTCCGCCCAGCCTCATGCCGCGGGCCCTGCACGGCCTTCCCGAGCCGTGGACACCTGCCCTCCCGCTGGCTGCTGCGCGGCCCGGGCACGGGGAGAGACCGCAGCCCCTCTTCAGTCCCTGCGCCCCCAGTAA